A genomic region of Mycolicibacterium poriferae contains the following coding sequences:
- a CDS encoding flavin-containing monooxygenase, with amino-acid sequence MTGAMTTLIVGAGFAGIGAAIRLLQEGTDDFVILERSDRVGGTWRDNTYPGAACDIPSLLYSYSFEPNPGWTRTYSGSAEILGYIDDMVTKYDLARFIQFDTDVTCLEFDEGAGIWVADTADGKRYQARSVVMASGPLANASFPDIRGIDSYGGKKIHSARWDHGYDLGGKRVAVIGTGASAVQIIPELVKSAASVKVFQRTPGWVLPRVNFKHPAWARSTFKRLPMSEQALRDAWFWTHEVMAVGMVWNTAATSAIQLAAKAHLRRQVKDAWLRRQLTPHFRPGCKRMLMTSDYYPALQADNCKLISWPIATLSPNGIRTADGVEHEVDCIVFATGFDVAKRGTPFPISGLGGRKLGDEWSQGTFAFKSVSVAGYPNLFFTFGPNSGPGHNSALVYMEAAIDYIVKAIKLLQQADIGTLDVRQDCQDRYHSEIQRRLQRTTWNSGCSSWYLTEDGYNGTMYPGFATQFMRELSHLDTHDYVITRRDDTNLELTQ; translated from the coding sequence ATGACAGGCGCCATGACGACGTTGATCGTCGGCGCCGGGTTTGCAGGTATCGGTGCGGCGATCAGACTGCTTCAGGAGGGCACGGATGACTTCGTCATCCTGGAACGGTCAGATCGCGTCGGAGGCACCTGGCGAGATAATACTTATCCCGGCGCGGCCTGCGATATTCCCTCGCTTCTGTACTCCTACTCGTTCGAGCCGAATCCGGGCTGGACTCGTACCTACTCGGGGAGCGCTGAGATCCTCGGGTACATCGACGATATGGTCACCAAGTACGACCTTGCCAGGTTCATTCAGTTCGATACGGACGTGACTTGCCTGGAATTCGATGAGGGTGCCGGCATCTGGGTGGCCGACACGGCAGATGGAAAGCGGTATCAAGCCCGGTCAGTTGTAATGGCCAGTGGACCACTTGCCAACGCCAGCTTTCCGGATATTCGGGGTATCGACTCGTACGGTGGAAAGAAGATCCACAGCGCTCGGTGGGACCATGGCTACGATCTCGGCGGTAAGAGGGTTGCGGTCATCGGGACAGGCGCGAGCGCGGTTCAGATCATTCCTGAGCTCGTGAAGTCGGCTGCGTCGGTCAAAGTCTTCCAGAGAACACCCGGCTGGGTGTTGCCCAGGGTGAACTTTAAGCATCCGGCTTGGGCGCGTTCGACCTTCAAACGACTGCCGATGAGCGAACAAGCGCTCCGCGACGCCTGGTTCTGGACCCACGAAGTGATGGCAGTGGGTATGGTCTGGAACACCGCCGCGACATCGGCGATACAGCTGGCGGCGAAGGCTCATCTGCGTCGGCAGGTGAAAGACGCCTGGTTGAGACGTCAGTTGACGCCCCATTTCAGACCCGGCTGCAAGCGTATGCTCATGACCAGTGATTATTACCCGGCGCTGCAGGCGGATAACTGCAAACTGATCAGCTGGCCGATCGCCACGTTGTCACCGAACGGTATTCGGACCGCTGACGGTGTGGAGCACGAGGTGGACTGTATTGTGTTTGCCACTGGCTTCGATGTAGCCAAACGTGGCACCCCGTTCCCGATCAGCGGCCTCGGTGGTCGGAAGCTCGGCGATGAATGGTCTCAGGGGACATTCGCCTTCAAGAGCGTGAGCGTGGCCGGGTATCCGAATTTGTTCTTCACTTTCGGACCGAATTCCGGGCCGGGCCACAACTCGGCGCTCGTATATATGGAGGCCGCAATTGACTATATAGTCAAGGCGATCAAGCTCCTTCAGCAAGCTGACATCGGCACTTTGGATGTGAGGCAGGATTGCCAGGACCGCTATCACTCCGAAATTCAGCGCCGCCTTCAACGAACGACTTGGAATTCGGGGTGCAGCAGTTGGTATTTGACCGAGGACGGCTACAACGGCACGATGTACCCAGGTTTCGCGACCCAGTTTATGAGAGAACTATCCCATTTGGATACTCATGATTACGTGATAACCCGGCGCGACGATACAAACCTCGAGCTGACGCAATAA
- a CDS encoding cytochrome P450: MTNHLLAPAHHVKERLSSVIMVPAPHAVDDRWRRWSRDWPVRELAPAPAGSGLKAVRGDAGLPFVGHTLDYIRFGSDFSRERYDRLGSVSWMGAFGTKMVVIAGPDATREAFTSEAKAFSQDGWSFLIDAFFHRGLMLMSFDEHLMHRRIMQEAFTRPRLTGYVEQVTPCVRSAVPAWPVGPSVRIYPLLKELTLDIATDVFMGGRGKDESDAVNKAFVATVRAASSLVRAPLPGTRFRAGVQGRRVLEDYFFRHLPAARAGETEDLFAALCQATTGDGERFSDEDVVNHMIFLMMAAHDTSTITTTAVTYFLAKYPQWQEAAAAEAAATGDGLPDIEALEKMTVIDLVIKEALRLLAPVPLVMRKTVRDVAIDGYHIPSNTLCAITPAVNHFDRTIWSDPERFDPSRFDEPRREDQHHRFAWVPFGGGAHKCIGMQFGTLEVKAILHRMLRSFTWTVPENYHVRWDNTSLPIPVDGLPLEMKRR; this comes from the coding sequence ATGACGAATCACCTTCTCGCACCTGCGCACCACGTGAAGGAGCGGTTGTCCTCTGTGATCATGGTCCCCGCGCCTCACGCCGTCGACGACAGATGGCGTCGATGGAGCCGGGACTGGCCGGTTCGTGAACTGGCACCGGCACCCGCGGGCAGTGGATTGAAAGCCGTGCGCGGGGATGCCGGACTGCCCTTCGTAGGTCACACGCTCGACTACATCCGATTCGGCTCGGATTTCAGTCGAGAGCGCTACGACCGTCTGGGTTCGGTGTCGTGGATGGGCGCGTTCGGCACCAAGATGGTGGTCATCGCCGGCCCGGACGCCACTCGAGAGGCGTTCACGAGCGAAGCGAAGGCATTCTCTCAGGATGGCTGGTCCTTCCTGATCGACGCCTTCTTCCATCGCGGTTTGATGCTCATGAGCTTCGACGAGCACTTGATGCACCGGCGCATCATGCAGGAGGCGTTTACGCGTCCGCGCCTGACCGGATACGTCGAACAGGTGACCCCATGCGTTCGCTCGGCAGTGCCTGCGTGGCCGGTGGGCCCGTCGGTTCGAATCTACCCACTGTTGAAGGAACTCACCCTCGACATCGCTACCGACGTCTTCATGGGCGGCCGCGGCAAGGACGAGAGCGATGCTGTCAACAAGGCGTTCGTCGCTACGGTCCGGGCGGCGAGTTCCCTTGTGCGTGCTCCGCTTCCGGGAACCAGATTCCGCGCTGGTGTGCAAGGGCGGCGCGTCTTGGAGGACTACTTCTTCCGGCATCTGCCGGCCGCGCGAGCCGGTGAAACGGAGGATCTGTTCGCTGCTCTCTGTCAAGCCACGACCGGAGACGGGGAGCGGTTTTCCGACGAGGATGTGGTGAATCACATGATCTTCTTGATGATGGCGGCCCACGACACATCGACGATCACCACCACGGCGGTCACCTATTTCCTTGCCAAGTATCCGCAGTGGCAGGAGGCTGCGGCTGCGGAAGCCGCGGCCACCGGTGACGGGTTGCCGGACATCGAGGCCCTGGAGAAGATGACGGTCATCGACCTCGTGATCAAGGAAGCGCTCAGACTGCTTGCACCTGTTCCGCTGGTGATGCGCAAGACGGTTCGAGATGTCGCCATCGATGGATATCACATCCCCTCGAACACGTTATGCGCTATAACGCCTGCCGTGAATCACTTCGATCGAACGATCTGGAGTGATCCGGAGCGGTTCGATCCCTCACGTTTCGACGAGCCTCGGCGCGAAGACCAACACCACCGATTCGCCTGGGTTCCGTTCGGAGGTGGAGCGCACAAGTGCATCGGCATGCAATTCGGGACGCTCGAGGTCAAAGCAATTCTGCACAGGATGCTGCGTTCGTTCACTTGGACGGTTCCGGAGAACTATCACGTGCGATGGGACAACACCTCGCTGCCCATTCCGGTGGACGGACTTCCGTTGGAGATGAAGCGCCGATGA
- a CDS encoding flavin-containing monooxygenase — protein MDRKSNRNYEIIIIGAGFSGIGSGISLMKAGFTDFLMVDDADGVGGTWHWNTYPGIAVDIPSYSYQFSYEMRPSWSRTYAHGNELKAYAERCVEKYGLRDQIRLNTTITEACFDENATRWRLTSANGEEFTARFVINCSGVLSRPKWPEIKGVRDFAGVTLHTARWDDTKDLSGKRVAVIGTGASAVQLIPEVAKKAESLTVFQRTPIYCLPKPDFPIPTWGGRLLRFLPGAQLATRTASQAFVEITFPIAAHFHTVIPFADVMESAAKRYMRREVHDPTTREQLIPSYSLGCKRPSFHNSYLATYNRSNVSLETSGITHVDDASVHTQDGKAHPIDVLILATGFKVMESGNMPTYVLKGRGGLEQATWWDEHRLQAFEGVSVPGFPNHFNIFGPYGYNGSSYFTLIEAQSRHIVRCLRRARALGANCVEVKKEANDRYFAEVLGRRHRQVFWQPSCSNANSYYFDKHGDVPLRPSTTLETYWRSRTFRLSDYRFENRPEEVCPR, from the coding sequence ATGGATCGCAAGTCCAACCGTAATTACGAGATAATCATCATAGGAGCTGGATTTTCCGGCATCGGGTCTGGCATTAGCTTAATGAAGGCGGGATTTACTGACTTCTTGATGGTTGATGACGCCGATGGCGTAGGTGGGACGTGGCACTGGAACACCTACCCGGGTATCGCTGTCGATATACCATCGTATAGTTATCAATTCTCATACGAAATGCGGCCGTCTTGGTCGCGCACGTACGCCCACGGCAATGAGCTCAAAGCCTATGCCGAACGATGTGTTGAAAAGTATGGGCTCCGGGATCAAATTCGTTTAAACACAACCATTACCGAGGCTTGTTTCGACGAGAACGCAACACGATGGCGTTTGACCAGCGCTAATGGTGAGGAGTTCACGGCACGCTTCGTGATAAATTGCTCCGGCGTTCTCAGTCGGCCAAAGTGGCCTGAAATCAAGGGGGTGCGAGATTTCGCCGGCGTTACGCTCCACACGGCTAGATGGGACGATACCAAAGATCTCAGCGGGAAGAGGGTCGCAGTAATCGGTACCGGTGCATCGGCGGTGCAACTGATACCCGAAGTCGCAAAGAAAGCGGAGAGTCTGACGGTATTTCAGCGAACTCCAATTTATTGCCTGCCGAAGCCAGACTTCCCGATACCGACGTGGGGTGGAAGGCTTCTACGTTTCCTGCCGGGGGCGCAATTGGCGACCCGGACCGCGAGCCAGGCGTTCGTGGAAATCACTTTCCCAATCGCCGCTCACTTTCATACGGTGATACCGTTCGCCGATGTCATGGAGAGCGCCGCAAAGCGGTACATGCGGCGCGAGGTCCATGACCCGACGACGAGAGAACAACTCATTCCAAGCTACTCGTTGGGCTGTAAACGACCCAGCTTCCACAATTCCTATCTTGCAACGTACAACCGGTCCAACGTTTCGCTCGAGACGAGCGGCATAACCCATGTCGACGACGCATCCGTTCATACTCAAGACGGCAAAGCTCATCCCATTGACGTCTTGATCCTGGCCACCGGCTTCAAAGTGATGGAGTCGGGCAACATGCCAACGTACGTGTTGAAGGGACGCGGCGGACTGGAGCAGGCCACATGGTGGGACGAGCATCGACTGCAGGCCTTCGAAGGGGTGAGCGTCCCGGGGTTTCCGAATCATTTCAATATCTTCGGCCCTTACGGCTACAACGGTTCCTCGTACTTCACGCTCATCGAGGCGCAGAGTCGGCACATCGTCCGGTGTCTTCGTCGCGCGCGGGCGCTGGGTGCCAACTGCGTGGAGGTCAAGAAGGAGGCGAACGACCGTTATTTCGCCGAAGTGCTAGGGCGGCGTCACCGACAGGTTTTCTGGCAGCCGAGCTGTTCCAATGCAAACAGCTACTACTTCGACAAACACGGCGACGTTCCACTCCGCCCATCAACGACTCTGGAGACCTATTGGCGGAGCCGCACCTTCCGTCTCTCGGATTACCGATTCGAGAATCGGCCCGAGGAGGTGTGTCCCCGGTGA
- a CDS encoding fatty acid--CoA ligase: MQNVPLTVTAIVKHAAAIHGDSEVVTPTGNGYRRTPYRIVLARVARLANALRSLGVTADQRVATFQWSNQEHLEAYCAIPSMGAVLHTLNIRLAPEQLAYIANHASDQIVLVDASVAPLLARALPAMASVHTVIATGEGDLAPLQGCGKTVLRYEEVLSGQEESFDWPELDELSAAAMCYTSGTTGDPKGVVYSHRSTYLHSLTACTANALSVSEADRVLAIVPMFHANAWGLIYAALMSGADLVLPDRYLQAEPLVSIIEDTRPTLAGAVPTIWNDVDRYLDSHPERDISSLRLVACGGSAVPLSLMRAFEEKYDVPIVQAWGMTETSPLATVARPAHRADATRRWELRASQGRPICGVEIRLRDDDGKDVPWDGQSVGEIQARGPWITGSYFGDNDTEKFDEGWLRTGDVGKIDAEGYLTLTDRSKDVIKSGGEWISSVELENTLIGHPAVYEAAVVGVADDKWQERPLALVVVHPGTDVDIDQLRSFLADKVAKWWIPERWSFVSDIPRTSVGKYDKKTIRARHSAGEYLVEIETQ; the protein is encoded by the coding sequence ATGCAAAATGTTCCGCTCACGGTGACGGCGATCGTTAAGCATGCGGCAGCCATACACGGTGACAGCGAGGTCGTCACTCCGACCGGAAATGGATATCGGAGAACGCCTTACCGCATTGTGCTGGCGCGAGTGGCTCGCCTTGCCAATGCGCTGCGCAGTCTTGGCGTCACGGCAGACCAACGCGTGGCCACCTTCCAGTGGAGCAACCAGGAACATCTGGAGGCCTACTGTGCGATTCCCTCCATGGGCGCGGTCCTGCACACGCTCAACATTCGTTTGGCCCCAGAGCAACTGGCGTACATCGCCAACCACGCGAGCGATCAGATTGTGTTGGTCGACGCTTCGGTTGCCCCGTTGTTGGCGCGCGCGCTCCCGGCGATGGCGTCGGTGCACACCGTCATCGCGACCGGGGAGGGGGACCTTGCCCCGCTACAGGGATGCGGGAAGACCGTTCTGCGTTATGAGGAAGTGCTTTCCGGCCAAGAAGAATCATTTGACTGGCCTGAGCTCGACGAGCTGTCCGCCGCGGCCATGTGTTATACGAGCGGTACCACCGGAGATCCCAAAGGCGTCGTCTACAGCCACCGTTCGACGTACCTTCACTCCCTGACCGCCTGCACAGCTAACGCTTTGTCAGTCAGCGAGGCCGACCGTGTGCTGGCCATCGTCCCAATGTTTCACGCCAATGCGTGGGGGCTTATTTACGCAGCGTTGATGTCCGGTGCGGATCTGGTACTGCCTGACCGGTATCTCCAAGCCGAACCGTTGGTGTCGATCATCGAAGACACCAGACCGACCTTGGCCGGTGCAGTGCCGACGATCTGGAACGATGTCGACCGATATCTGGATTCGCACCCTGAGCGGGACATTTCTTCGTTACGGCTGGTCGCGTGCGGGGGGTCTGCTGTTCCGCTTTCGTTGATGCGGGCATTCGAAGAGAAGTACGACGTGCCCATTGTGCAGGCCTGGGGTATGACCGAAACCTCTCCGTTGGCGACCGTTGCACGTCCGGCTCACAGAGCCGACGCGACGCGACGATGGGAGCTGCGCGCATCCCAGGGTCGGCCGATCTGCGGTGTCGAAATCCGGTTGCGGGACGATGACGGCAAAGACGTGCCGTGGGACGGGCAATCAGTTGGGGAGATCCAGGCGCGCGGTCCTTGGATCACCGGGTCCTATTTCGGAGACAACGATACGGAGAAGTTCGACGAAGGATGGCTGCGTACCGGTGATGTGGGCAAGATCGACGCCGAGGGCTATCTGACACTGACCGACCGCTCGAAAGACGTCATCAAGTCAGGTGGCGAATGGATCTCCTCGGTGGAGCTGGAAAACACGCTGATCGGGCACCCTGCCGTGTACGAAGCGGCGGTAGTCGGCGTCGCGGACGATAAATGGCAGGAAAGGCCGTTGGCGCTTGTCGTCGTCCACCCCGGAACCGATGTTGACATTGACCAACTCCGATCGTTCCTTGCGGACAAAGTCGCCAAATGGTGGATTCCTGAGCGATGGAGCTTCGTGTCCGATATTCCGAGAACGAGCGTCGGAAAGTACGACAAAAAGACCATCCGTGCGCGCCACTCTGCCGGCGAATACCTCGTCGAAATCGAAACGCAATAA
- a CDS encoding transglutaminase-like domain-containing protein, with product MTVDHSPYLEPTEFLDWQQDSVRDFVSSAIRGACGDTEKAIAIFTAVRDSIWYDPYTVTDNPHAYRASTVATAERAYCVPKAVLLTAACRAAGIPARLGFADVRNHLQTKALRERMGGSDVFVYHGYSLMFLNGAWVKATPAFNRELCARFGVSPIEFDGRSDALLHGFTADGTQHMEYLRDRGAYDDLPLADILQALRTHYGTFIDQPNSRPDLFA from the coding sequence ATGACCGTCGACCACAGCCCCTACCTCGAGCCCACGGAGTTTCTTGACTGGCAACAGGATTCGGTCCGTGACTTCGTGTCATCGGCGATCCGTGGTGCCTGCGGCGACACCGAGAAGGCCATCGCCATCTTCACCGCGGTCCGTGACTCCATTTGGTACGACCCCTACACGGTGACCGACAACCCGCACGCGTATCGCGCCAGCACCGTCGCGACCGCAGAACGGGCCTACTGTGTCCCTAAGGCCGTGCTCTTGACTGCAGCGTGCCGAGCGGCGGGAATCCCGGCGCGGCTGGGGTTCGCCGACGTCCGAAACCACCTCCAGACCAAGGCATTGCGCGAGCGGATGGGTGGTAGCGACGTTTTCGTCTACCACGGCTACAGTCTCATGTTCCTCAACGGTGCGTGGGTCAAGGCCACCCCGGCGTTCAATCGCGAGCTGTGCGCACGTTTCGGTGTCTCGCCGATCGAATTCGACGGCCGTAGTGACGCGCTACTCCATGGTTTCACCGCTGACGGCACCCAGCACATGGAGTATCTGCGCGACCGGGGAGCCTACGACGATCTACCCCTAGCAGACATCCTGCAAGCACTGAGAACGCATTACGGTACATTCATCGATCAGCCGAACAGCCGTCCCGACCTCTTCGCCTGA
- a CDS encoding flavin-containing monooxygenase, giving the protein MSSNFATACRAYDPLIVIIGAGFAGVAMAHRLKKDGFTNFTILEKAADIGGVWRDNTYPGAACDVPSALYSLSYKPNPRWSRRYAEQPEILKYLQQLVESGDLAAHLRTQTEVVAMTFDDQLGRWTLVTNSNETITCDVVVSAVGQLSLPHVPVIADADTFQGPRFHSARWDRSVSLRGKQVAVIGTGASAIQFVPHIAQEAEHVTLYQRTAPWILPKWDSRYGVLHDRVSELLPMALRLERFAVWLIFELLAVTLVDAKPLSRVLGAIARRHLHRQVASPSLREQLMPSDAPGCKRVLFSNDYYPAIASDRVSLVPKAIAELCDNGVKTVDGEFRPADVVIYGTGFRATDFLAPMSVRGSHGVSLAEVWKTQAYAYLGITVPMFPNLFLLYGPNTNVGSGSILYMIESQVRHIATLIKVVAAHPGHAVEVKSEIAQRYNTRLRRRLRRSVWALCASWYRTSSGEIPTNWPGPTLVYRLLTRKLRGGDYALRKVGRLKVGGPPEPSLAD; this is encoded by the coding sequence ATGAGCAGCAACTTCGCGACGGCCTGTCGCGCATACGATCCGTTGATCGTGATCATCGGGGCCGGCTTCGCCGGGGTTGCGATGGCCCACCGTCTGAAGAAGGACGGGTTCACGAACTTCACGATCCTGGAAAAGGCTGCAGACATCGGGGGTGTTTGGCGTGACAACACCTATCCGGGAGCGGCCTGCGACGTGCCGTCAGCGTTGTACTCACTCTCGTACAAGCCCAATCCTCGTTGGTCACGGCGATATGCCGAGCAACCCGAGATACTCAAGTACCTCCAACAACTCGTGGAGAGTGGCGACTTGGCCGCGCATCTGCGTACCCAGACCGAAGTTGTCGCAATGACCTTCGATGACCAGCTAGGGCGTTGGACCCTGGTTACGAACTCGAACGAGACAATAACCTGCGATGTCGTCGTCTCGGCCGTGGGTCAGCTCTCCTTGCCCCACGTACCCGTTATTGCCGACGCAGACACCTTCCAGGGGCCGCGCTTTCATTCGGCGCGTTGGGACCGATCGGTTTCGCTTCGCGGCAAGCAAGTAGCCGTCATCGGCACAGGAGCTAGTGCCATCCAATTCGTGCCACACATTGCCCAGGAGGCGGAGCATGTCACGCTATATCAGCGCACGGCTCCGTGGATCTTGCCGAAGTGGGACAGCAGGTATGGAGTCCTTCACGACAGGGTGAGCGAGTTATTGCCGATGGCGCTGCGCCTCGAGCGTTTCGCGGTATGGCTAATTTTCGAGTTGCTCGCTGTGACGCTAGTCGACGCGAAGCCCCTCTCACGCGTCCTCGGTGCGATCGCGCGCCGCCACCTACATCGGCAGGTTGCTAGCCCATCTTTGCGCGAGCAATTGATGCCTTCGGACGCGCCAGGGTGCAAGCGAGTGCTGTTTTCGAATGATTACTATCCAGCAATCGCGAGTGATCGCGTGTCGTTGGTGCCGAAGGCTATCGCAGAGCTCTGCGACAACGGTGTCAAGACCGTGGATGGAGAGTTTCGTCCTGCAGATGTCGTGATCTACGGAACCGGGTTTCGCGCCACCGATTTTCTCGCCCCGATGTCCGTGCGCGGCTCGCACGGAGTCTCCTTGGCCGAGGTGTGGAAGACCCAGGCATACGCATATCTGGGCATCACTGTCCCCATGTTCCCGAACTTGTTCCTGCTTTATGGTCCCAACACGAATGTGGGGTCGGGGTCGATCCTCTACATGATCGAGTCACAAGTCCGTCACATCGCAACGCTCATCAAGGTCGTGGCTGCTCATCCGGGTCATGCGGTCGAGGTCAAGTCAGAGATCGCGCAACGTTACAACACGCGCTTGAGAAGGCGACTACGAAGGTCGGTGTGGGCGCTGTGTGCGAGCTGGTATCGAACCTCGAGTGGGGAAATCCCGACGAACTGGCCGGGGCCTACCTTGGTTTATCGACTCCTCACGCGGAAGCTGCGCGGCGGCGATTACGCCTTGAGAAAGGTCGGGCGTCTAAAGGTCGGTGGCCCTCCAGAACCGAGCCTGGCCGACTAA
- a CDS encoding alpha/beta hydrolase, with translation MDAPDWQPSLASHLVAVSSRTTLRPLAQLMPSNAYGLAVMDRVLRTALVASRPRRGVTVRKVDTVFAGGPVRGDWITTPVTHPQANPLLYIHGGAYSMCSPDTHRGLLGELASASGRPIFAVKYRLAPRHPYPAAADDALNAYRWLTSGGSPGSSQRTVAVAGDSAGGQLTMATALGARAAGLPLPDAMLLMSPVLDLRCELARARELRRRDPFASAQSAARALDLYVGGADRDDPRLSVLDADLTSMPPTLIQVGGREMLIDDSRRLAERLQSAGSHVEIQVYRGQIHVFQAMFRILPEARDAIHRAGRFLEASGLGESGRTGDAPPVPQL, from the coding sequence ATGGATGCCCCCGACTGGCAGCCCAGTCTTGCCAGTCATCTCGTCGCGGTGTCCTCGCGAACCACGCTGCGGCCACTGGCACAGCTGATGCCATCAAACGCCTACGGACTTGCTGTGATGGATCGCGTGCTTCGAACAGCGCTCGTAGCCTCACGGCCTCGGCGCGGCGTCACAGTGCGCAAGGTTGACACTGTATTCGCCGGAGGCCCGGTTCGTGGGGACTGGATCACCACACCTGTTACTCATCCGCAAGCGAACCCATTGCTGTACATACACGGCGGTGCATACTCTATGTGTTCGCCGGATACGCACCGCGGTCTTCTTGGCGAACTCGCCTCTGCAAGCGGACGCCCAATCTTCGCCGTCAAGTATCGACTTGCACCACGACATCCCTATCCCGCAGCCGCGGACGATGCACTGAACGCGTATCGCTGGCTTACCAGCGGCGGTTCCCCGGGTTCTAGCCAGCGCACTGTCGCGGTTGCCGGAGATTCGGCGGGCGGTCAGCTTACGATGGCCACGGCCTTGGGCGCACGTGCGGCTGGATTGCCGCTCCCTGATGCGATGCTGCTGATGTCTCCCGTCCTGGATCTCAGGTGCGAACTCGCCAGGGCGCGTGAACTTCGCCGCCGGGATCCTTTTGCCTCCGCTCAATCAGCGGCGCGCGCTCTTGACCTCTATGTAGGGGGTGCAGATCGCGACGATCCGCGCCTCAGCGTGCTTGACGCGGACCTGACCTCAATGCCGCCGACCCTCATTCAGGTGGGCGGTAGGGAAATGTTGATCGATGACTCGAGGCGTCTCGCCGAGCGACTTCAATCGGCTGGATCCCACGTCGAGATCCAGGTCTACCGGGGACAGATCCATGTATTCCAAGCCATGTTCCGAATTCTCCCCGAAGCCCGCGACGCGATACATCGAGCGGGTCGCTTCCTCGAAGCCTCGGGCCTAGGTGAAAGTGGTCGAACAGGCGATGCTCCTCCAGTCCCGCAGCTTTAA